A single genomic interval of Lathyrus oleraceus cultivar Zhongwan6 chromosome 7, CAAS_Psat_ZW6_1.0, whole genome shotgun sequence harbors:
- the LOC127108145 gene encoding universal stress protein PHOS32 produces MASDRKIGVALDFSKGSKIALKWTVDNLVRHGDTLYVILINHSKSSESRNHLWLTTGSPLIPLSEFREKNVTHQYEVVPDADVLDVLDTAADQKQVTVVAKVYWGDAREKICESVGDLKLDALVMGSRGLGAVKRVLMGSVSTYVTSNATCPVTIVKE; encoded by the exons ATGGCGAGCGATAGGAAAATCGGGGTAGCTTTAGATTTTTCCAAGGGAAGCAAGATCGCTCTCAAATGGACTGTTGATAATCTTGTCCGCCACGGTGACACTCTCTATGTTATTCTCATCAATCATTCCAAATCCTCTGAATCTCGTAACCATCTATGGTTAACCACCGGTTCTC CTCTTATCCCGTTGTCCGAGTTTCGTGAGAAGAACGTGACTCACCAGTATGAGGTGGTGCCTGATGCTGACGTTTTGGATGTACTCGATACTGCGGCTGATCAGAAACAG GTGACTGTGGTGGCGAAGGTTTATTGGGGAGATGCAAGAGAGAAAATTTGTGAGTCTGTTGGAGATTTGAAGCTTGATGCTTTGGTCATGGGTAGTAGAGGTTTGGGTGCCGTTAAGAG GGTATTGATGGGGAGTGTGTCTACTTATGTCACTTCAAATGCAACTTGTCCAGTAACAATTGTGAAAGAATGA